The Bremerella cremea sequence CGGAAGCATTGGAGGTATCAGTGCCTACAGTTTCGCGGTCCGTCAAGGTCCTCAAAAATAGAGGATATGCGATTAAGGCCCAGCGGCGAGGAACTGAATGGCATTATGTGCTGGCCAATGAAGCCGAAAACGTCGACATATCACATGAATGAGGTTTGCTCGGACACAGAAAGAGTCGAATGATGGCGAGAGCTTGAATTTATGAATGCTGACATCCTAAAACGTGTGGTTCGAGCAATCGCCGAGGGCTCCCAGGGCGACCTGGATTCGCTTGCGCGCACGATCGTGGAATCCGAGCGAAGAATCGGCCATACCCGACTCGCCAATCAGCTGGAAAACATCTTGTCACGGTCTCGCAGCAAACGGCATCCGGATGCTTCTTCCCGGGAATTGAGCGAACTTCCCACCAGTCGCCGACACGGTGAGTCGCTCCTGACTCTCATGCCAAGAGAATCCCTAGAGCACCACATGGTGCTGCCTCGGGAGATCGAGGTACGCTTCGCCCGAATCGAACAGGAGTTTGCTGCCCGGGAAAGATTGGGGGCTTACGGGCTAAAACCGAGAAAAACGGTTTTGCTTTACGGTCCCCCTGGCTGCGGCAAATCGCTAGGGGCAAAGCGATTAGCTTGGAATGTTGGATTACCACTCTTGAAGGTTCGGTTCGACGCCCTGATTTCATCGTTCTTTGGAGAATCTGCCAGCAATCTGCGATCAGTATTCGATGCCGCGCGGGAACGACCTTGTGTACTATTGCTCGATGAGTGTGACTTTATCGCTCGGTCGCGGGCAAATTCGAAAGATATCGGAGAAGTCAATCGGATCGTCAACTCGCTTCTCACCTTGATGGAAGAATACGATGCCCCAGGACTACTGGTTGCAACAACCAATATCGAAGAGTCCCTAGATGCTGCCCTATTCCGGCGATTTGACGATGTCTTTCTTGTTCCAACTCCTGGCCCGGAGCAGATAGAAGAACTCTTGAAGACTCGCTTATCTTCTGTCGCAACCGCGAAAGACATTCGCTGGCACAATCTCATTCATTCGCTAGAAGGAGCCTCTGCCGCGATGGTCTGCAAGACGGCCGAAGAAGCAGCGAAGTCTGCCGTTCTTGCCGGCAAGAAGATTGTTACCAGTGAGTATCTCGAAAACGCCATCGCCGACCAAAAGAGGTCTGAGTTTCTGAAGGAAGGTTAAGCGGAATGCCCGGTAGCCACGACTTTGAGTATCTCACTCTCATTCGGCGGGAAGAAGGTCCTGCTCGCTATGGTCAGCCCAGATTTCGGGAAAGCGATCAAACCCGTGCAAATCGGGACGATCGCCCAAAACACTCCGCCCATCTGGGGAGCCAGGTTTCTGCGGTTACGTCTTTCTGGAATGGCGAACGGCAAAAGCGAGAATACAACAATCTACCGCCCGTCGGTGAAGGTATTCCGCTGCTGCTTCAAATCGACGAATCCTACGACGTAGATTCCCTCCGACACTATTTTCAGTTTGAAGTAGTCTCGGAACAGGACGACGGCTTTGTCATTGTGGCATCTGAAGATCGATCGCTTGCTTTTTTTCAGCAGAAACTTAGTGATTTCGTCGGCAGTATTACCGGATCGGCAGGGATCGCCAAAATTCATGAACTAGAGACTGACTTCACGCAAGAAGACCGTCTCAAGAGAATTCTGTCAGATACGCTCTTCGCTGAACTGCCCAAGTTAGACGGGGATGCCCCGTACATTGTCGATATCAGTATCTCTTGTCAGGGCAACATCGAGTTGCCCAAAAAGCCCAAGCGAGGCCGCATGTTAGACAAGACATGGGCCAAGAAAGAGGCAGAGTGGTCGGAAGCACGGGCAAGGGCTTATGAGCACTGGGATGAGCTCAAAGATGAACGAATGGAAACCATCCAGGAGTTTATCACGTTCTACAAGGGTGAGATTCTCGGCGACGCCGCCCCAAACTCAGACGCTCCGCCAGACTATTTTGAGCTTCGTCTTCGCCTGCCTGCCCGGGGACTTAAGGATCTCTTGCTTAACCATCCCTATATCTTCGAAGTGGTCGAACCGGAAGATATTGAATTACCCCAAGGCCATACACGACAGCTCGAAGATATTGCCGCCCAGCTTACTCTCAATCCCCCAGCCGCCGATGCCCCGCGGGTCTGTGTAATTGATAGCGGTATTCAAGAAGAACACATTCTGCTTTCACAGGCAATCGAGAAGGACGCTTCCTATTGTTTTCTACCTGGCATTTCACCCGCTGACGTGGCGGATTACGTAGTCAACGGAGGACATGGCACGAGAGTGGCCGGTGCGGTGCTTTACGGCAACATGATTCCGGACCGCGGGTCCATTGACCTTGAAACATGGATTCAAAATGCGAGGGTTCTCGACGACCATTGTCGTATGCCGGTCGCCCTATTGCCTCCCGCCCTCATCCGCGAAGTGGTAAAACATTTTCACGAAGGTCCAAGCCAAACCCGGATCTTCAATCATTCGATCAATGCCGATATGCCGTGCCGCCGCCGGCATATGTCTGCCTGGGCTGCTGAAATCGACCGGCTTTCTAACGAGTATGACATTTTGGTTATTCAAAGTATCGGCAATCTTGCGATGACCAGTCCTGCTCCCAAGCTCGGAGTCTTCGAGCTTGTCAATGGTGGCAAAGACTATCCTGACTATTTCACAGAAGCTTGTTCTCGCTTAGCCAATCCTTCCCAGAGCTTCCAAGCTTTGACTGTCGGATCAGTCGGTCATGGTGCCTATGAAAATGGCGGTTGGAGAAGCTTCAGTGCTCGTAAAGGTGATCCCTCCGCGTTTAGCCGTGCGGGTCTTGGAATTTGGAATTCGATCAAGCCGGAGGTGGTTGAGTTTGGTGGCGATTTCCTCCGCACAGCGGGTGCATCACCGAGCGTCTCGGCTCCATCTCATGCGAAAGACTGTTATCCTTCGCTTGTCCGTTCGACGCTAGGTGGTGGCCCAGCGTTTGATCGCGATGACATCGGAACATCCTTTTCGGCACCAATGGTCACGCGAATCGCTTCGCGACTTGCAGCGATACTACCTGAGGCCTCATGCCTACTTTATCGGGCATTGATTGTGCAATCGGCCCGTTGGCCGGATTGGGCCGGGGCACTTCGTGCGGAAGAGAAAGCCGCATTGATTTCACGCATCGGCTATGGCGTTCCAAACATTGAGGTTGCCACAACAAATAACGACTTCAGGACGACCTTTATCACCAATCAAGAACAGGAAATCAAACAGGGCGAATGCCATATTTACCAAGTGCCTATCCCTGCGTCCGTCCGGGCGGCAGGATCTGATTACTCAATTCGCGTCGATGTGACACTGTCGTATGCAGCTGAACCCCGCCGAACCCGCATGGGACATCGTGGTTACCTTTCTACGTGGCTCGACTGGCTGAGCAACCGTCGTGAAGAATCACTTGACTCCTTCATTTCCAGAGCCGTCAAAGATGATGAGGATGCAATTCGCGAGGGAGTGAGTTTTCCGTGGATGATCCATGCCCGTTCATCCGATGGCCAAGTCCCCAATGTGAGACGAAATATCGGTACACTCCAGAAAGATTGGGCAATTATCCGGTCGAATCAACTACCGCAAGATTTTTGTATTGCCGTCCGCGGGCACAAGGGATGGAGTACCGACCCCGATAATATCGCCAATTACACACTAGCCGTCACCTTCGATATCACGGGGAAAGAAATCGCCATTTATGATCCTTTTCGCGTTGCCGTTGAAGAGTTGGAAGCAGAGCTGGGTATCGGCGAAGCCGAGGCGGAGGTCTTCATCTAGGAAGACTTTCGGTGCATGCATACCTTTAACAGCTTGTAGGTCAAATTTTTTCTTCCTTGTCTTTTACAACAATCGATAGGGCTATAAGTCGGTTACGGAACCAATCGCTGTAGAAACATAGAAATGCTAGGATCGCTAAATCCACGAGACTAAGAAGGACTTTAAATCCGATAGCTGCGACGCTAACCCTGAGTATCTGCTGCGAAACCAGCGAAAGAATACCCCACGTGAATACAAACCAAGTCCAGGCTTGCTCGCCGCGTTTTACGGTGACGGTTGCATCAGATGGTTTCAATTCCCGAAATAGTGCGTAGATGAAGGCGGCAACCAAAATGACATGATAGATCGTCAGCCAGATCTCATCTCGAAAAATGCATGTTAACATCCAGTAAATTCCTAATTCCTGTCGTTTAAATTGCTCTAGTACCCCTGTCCTCAGCGAACAGGGACGATCAATGTGACTGCTTATCTTTAGGCAGATAGATGTTGCCTCGACGCTTCACCAGGGCAACTGACTCACTTCCTATATTAAAACGAGGAATTGAACGCATGTGCATCTACTGGGAGATGCACAGACTTGTTGGGCGTCCTCAAGCATTGGTGATCTCATATGTAATCATTTTGTTCAAGATTAAATGGCACAACTTTTCGCCTGCCTCCAACCTATTTAGATTCTGCTTTCTGTGATAGCCAGTTGAATTCGCTTGCCTGGCACTCTCACTCGTGGCATTGTCACTCCAGATAACAGATTTTATCAGCAGCGTAACGCTCGGATGAAGTCAACCAGGAAGGAGCCGACTTATGACCACCCTACTCGCCCCGGATGATATTGCAGCACCCTCAGACTTCTTACCTCCGATTTTGTCCGGCCAGCAGACGATCGAAGTTCAAAGGAAGGTTGAGCGGTTCTACCTTTCTCTGGACGAAATGCTTGAGCGGTGGATTGCCAGACGGCAAAGCTGCCATACCCAGCGGGCCTACCGGCAGGACATCGAGTCCCTTTTGAAGTTCTTGGGTATTCGCTGGCCAGAAGACAGCCTTCAACTACTCCGACTTTCGGTCGCCGATGTTCAGGCATGGCGAGATCAGCTCATTGCCGAGGGAAAAGCTCCTAAGACATTGAATCGGCGGGTTTCGTCGGTTTCCAGCTTCTTTAAGTATCTTCAGGGAGCGGCGGCGGAGTTGAGGCTGCCGATTACTGTGCCGAATCCAGCTCATGCTCAGTTTATTTCGAGGGCTTCAACCGATCCGGTCCACGAAACGAAACATCTTTCAGCCACGCGTGCCCGGCAACTAATGGGACTGCCAGCGGGACAGTCGCTCGTGGACTATCGTGATCGAGCGATTTTGAAATGGTATGTCTATAGTGGCGTCCGGCTGAGTACGGCGTGTCGGTTGAACGTAGACGATTTTCATATCGATGGAGAAGAAGCGACGGTCCGCATTGTTGAAAAGGGAGATAAGCGTCGCACAATTGGTCTTCACTTCGCTGCGGCAGAAGCACTCTCAGAATACTTGAAAGAAGCCGGGATTGAGGACGGTCCGATCTTCCGGCCCCGGAAGGGTCCTAATACAGACAAGCTTTCGGACGATCGCCTGTCCGAAAGCGGGATGCAACATATCGTACGGAGCTACCTGAAGAGACTCCCCAGTGGTCTAGCAAAATCGGGTGACGGCATCTCGCGGTGCGTTTACAGTACTCACAGCCTCCGTGCGACAACGGCAACGTTGCTACTTGAATCTGGCGTCGATATCCGAAAAGTACAGGAACTTCTGGGGCACAGGCACATCACCACGACAGAGATTTATGACAAGCGTAGGCGTTCCACCTCGGAAAGTGCCAGCCACGACATGCCGGTCTGACTCCGCCGTGGGTCAGGTCTTGATTCCTGATCGCATCAAAATCCTACGAAATAGTCTCGATCAGCCACAGGGCACCGTCGAGATCCAGGTAGTCTCTGGCTAAGCCTTGGACAAGCAACGTATCATCAACCAGGTAGTCGAATTTGTTGATGTGCTTGAACGGCAACTCCTCCGCCAACTGAATGGCATTTGGAGTTGACTTGGCATAAGCAGAGAATTTTTCGGTCGCTTCGGTTTGGGAACATGCCAACTCCAAAGCTACATGATGATCCACGGGGCGTAGCTTTAATACTTCCGCAATTAGCATTAATGCTCGTTGAGTTCTCGTGCCAGTCCAAGTGAACCAAAGAATCTTATTGGGTGACAACGCCACTATTGAGCCTTTCGCGATGTCACTGAATGCCGCAGCATTTCTGGCGTTTTGAAGTAATCGACTGGCGGTGGAATCGAGGTAGGACACTGGCGAGGACGCCAACAGTACCTCTCGCATTTTTTGACGAACCCTTTCGTGGATATCGCCACCATTGGGCAGAAACCTTGGGGGAGCTTTGCCTGGCGACGAACGTACGAGAATCACCTTCTGCTCATCGTCAATGGCTACAACCTGCCACCGACGCCCCGCAAGGAGAAGGTGGTCGTTCACTTGTGGAAGTGACTCAACTGGCAATCTGCCAATTGTTTCGCTTCCGGCAATTACGTTGAATTCGATGGGGGCTTGGAAAGCACTGTAGAACGAGTAGTGCCCCACGACTTTTTCGCCATCGGGAGCTAGAATGAGATCGCCCTGCGACATCTGCTCTATTATTTGGCGTTTTCCGAGTCCGCGTAGGAGCTCGCTAAAGACATTCGGCGGCATTGATCTGAAGCCGCCACGCCGACAAAGGCGTTCAAAGATTACGCCGGCCTGACATCCGCCGGTTTCCGCCAACGTACTGAGAATCTGTTGCGTGAGTGTGCTAAGGTCCCAAGACACCAGTCGTGGTGGTTCAACCCATCGAGGCCTACTTAGCAGCAATTCGGACAAAGCGATAGCTTGAAGCAAATCAAGATGAAGACGGTCCGTTAGTTCGGATTGTTCATCAACATCTTCCTCCCGTATGTAGAGTCGCATTCGTTGAGGCTCGCCTTTCTTCCGACCGCTTCGCCCCAGGCGTTGAACCAGAGAATTCACCGAATATGGCGGATCGACTTGACCGACGGATCGTACGTTTCCGATATCGATACCTAATTCCAGAGTCGATGAACAGACGGTAGTCCTCGGACGCTCCTTCTGCATCTCCTGTTCAGTGTACTCGCGAATCTCTTTGCTTAGCGAGCCGTGATGCACAAGAAATTCCTCAGGTAGGTTCTTGGCTCGACATTGTGAATTGAGCTCATCGGCGAACCATTCAACATCCGACTTTCTATTCGCGAAAATCAGATTCTTGTGACCTGAAAAGTGTCGAAACATGTCCTGCGGCATGGCACCGGTCGACTTGTACGATTCGTCAGCTGAGCAGGAAGTGTGAGCATCAGGCTTGGAGATCGTGTAGGCGTGAATCTTGTAGAGTAACTGCTTTCCTTCGTCCTTCGCCGAGATGAGTGATACTTCGCGATCCCTATCAGGTCGCATCCATTCGGCGTAGTCTGAGAAAGCGTTGCCCAAAGTCGCGGAAAGCCCAACTATTCGAAAGTCGTGCTCCACATATCGCCGCAATCGGAAGAGGAGACTCCTTAAATGTGTCCCTCGAACATTTCCAATCAGGGCGTGAATTTCATCGATGACGACATACTTGAGTCCGCGAAACACGGAAGGTAGTCGCGTGTTTCGATTGATCATTAGCGACTCAATCGATTCAGGCGTAATTAAGAGCACACCGGACGGTTTCTCCATCAGCCGATTCTTTTTGCCTGCATCGACATCACCGTGCCAACGGTGAACATCGATCTCGGCACGCTGACATAGATCTTCCAATCTTC is a genomic window containing:
- a CDS encoding tyrosine-type recombinase/integrase; translated protein: MTTLLAPDDIAAPSDFLPPILSGQQTIEVQRKVERFYLSLDEMLERWIARRQSCHTQRAYRQDIESLLKFLGIRWPEDSLQLLRLSVADVQAWRDQLIAEGKAPKTLNRRVSSVSSFFKYLQGAAAELRLPITVPNPAHAQFISRASTDPVHETKHLSATRARQLMGLPAGQSLVDYRDRAILKWYVYSGVRLSTACRLNVDDFHIDGEEATVRIVEKGDKRRTIGLHFAAAEALSEYLKEAGIEDGPIFRPRKGPNTDKLSDDRLSESGMQHIVRSYLKRLPSGLAKSGDGISRCVYSTHSLRATTATLLLESGVDIRKVQELLGHRHITTTEIYDKRRRSTSESASHDMPV
- a CDS encoding AAA family ATPase — protein: MNADILKRVVRAIAEGSQGDLDSLARTIVESERRIGHTRLANQLENILSRSRSKRHPDASSRELSELPTSRRHGESLLTLMPRESLEHHMVLPREIEVRFARIEQEFAARERLGAYGLKPRKTVLLYGPPGCGKSLGAKRLAWNVGLPLLKVRFDALISSFFGESASNLRSVFDAARERPCVLLLDECDFIARSRANSKDIGEVNRIVNSLLTLMEEYDAPGLLVATTNIEESLDAALFRRFDDVFLVPTPGPEQIEELLKTRLSSVATAKDIRWHNLIHSLEGASAAMVCKTAEEAAKSAVLAGKKIVTSEYLENAIADQKRSEFLKEG
- a CDS encoding S8 family peptidase, yielding MPGSHDFEYLTLIRREEGPARYGQPRFRESDQTRANRDDRPKHSAHLGSQVSAVTSFWNGERQKREYNNLPPVGEGIPLLLQIDESYDVDSLRHYFQFEVVSEQDDGFVIVASEDRSLAFFQQKLSDFVGSITGSAGIAKIHELETDFTQEDRLKRILSDTLFAELPKLDGDAPYIVDISISCQGNIELPKKPKRGRMLDKTWAKKEAEWSEARARAYEHWDELKDERMETIQEFITFYKGEILGDAAPNSDAPPDYFELRLRLPARGLKDLLLNHPYIFEVVEPEDIELPQGHTRQLEDIAAQLTLNPPAADAPRVCVIDSGIQEEHILLSQAIEKDASYCFLPGISPADVADYVVNGGHGTRVAGAVLYGNMIPDRGSIDLETWIQNARVLDDHCRMPVALLPPALIREVVKHFHEGPSQTRIFNHSINADMPCRRRHMSAWAAEIDRLSNEYDILVIQSIGNLAMTSPAPKLGVFELVNGGKDYPDYFTEACSRLANPSQSFQALTVGSVGHGAYENGGWRSFSARKGDPSAFSRAGLGIWNSIKPEVVEFGGDFLRTAGASPSVSAPSHAKDCYPSLVRSTLGGGPAFDRDDIGTSFSAPMVTRIASRLAAILPEASCLLYRALIVQSARWPDWAGALRAEEKAALISRIGYGVPNIEVATTNNDFRTTFITNQEQEIKQGECHIYQVPIPASVRAAGSDYSIRVDVTLSYAAEPRRTRMGHRGYLSTWLDWLSNRREESLDSFISRAVKDDEDAIREGVSFPWMIHARSSDGQVPNVRRNIGTLQKDWAIIRSNQLPQDFCIAVRGHKGWSTDPDNIANYTLAVTFDITGKEIAIYDPFRVAVEELEAELGIGEAEAEVFI
- a CDS encoding ArsR/SmtB family transcription factor, producing the protein MLYDRSREIESRLDDILHLIRAGGYSTPKLAEALEVSVPTVSRSVKVLKNRGYAIKAQRRGTEWHYVLANEAENVDISHE
- a CDS encoding DEAD/DEAH box helicase, whose amino-acid sequence is MKWPSLRPIQEEAIHAILKSNADVLISAATAAGKTEAAFLPILSEVHENPTPSVQAMYVGPLKALINDQFGRLEDLCQRAEIDVHRWHGDVDAGKKNRLMEKPSGVLLITPESIESLMINRNTRLPSVFRGLKYVVIDEIHALIGNVRGTHLRSLLFRLRRYVEHDFRIVGLSATLGNAFSDYAEWMRPDRDREVSLISAKDEGKQLLYKIHAYTISKPDAHTSCSADESYKSTGAMPQDMFRHFSGHKNLIFANRKSDVEWFADELNSQCRAKNLPEEFLVHHGSLSKEIREYTEQEMQKERPRTTVCSSTLELGIDIGNVRSVGQVDPPYSVNSLVQRLGRSGRKKGEPQRMRLYIREEDVDEQSELTDRLHLDLLQAIALSELLLSRPRWVEPPRLVSWDLSTLTQQILSTLAETGGCQAGVIFERLCRRGGFRSMPPNVFSELLRGLGKRQIIEQMSQGDLILAPDGEKVVGHYSFYSAFQAPIEFNVIAGSETIGRLPVESLPQVNDHLLLAGRRWQVVAIDDEQKVILVRSSPGKAPPRFLPNGGDIHERVRQKMREVLLASSPVSYLDSTASRLLQNARNAAAFSDIAKGSIVALSPNKILWFTWTGTRTQRALMLIAEVLKLRPVDHHVALELACSQTEATEKFSAYAKSTPNAIQLAEELPFKHINKFDYLVDDTLLVQGLARDYLDLDGALWLIETIS